A stretch of Cyanobacterium sp. HL-69 DNA encodes these proteins:
- a CDS encoding Na+/H+-exchanging protein: MLLDYVLILILGFFAGEIVNKLKIPSLVGMILIGIILGSQGVNILTESALESASAFRTLAVMIILMKAGLGLDRQKLQEQGSVALRLGFLPAICEMIAITFLAMNLLNFDLPTGLLLGCILSAESPAVIVPGMLRLKSLGLGVKKGIPDAILTGSALSDVLLLLIFSLLIALFSTEVDFNLSSLQLLPFQLVLQIVLGVLFGWLLAKFLVFILVTKKVSSSAVYDTLITASFALFLVLMASEYPFFSGYLTVMSGGFFLIEFALPLGRRLRQGFDSLWKVAQIFLFVLLGANIQLDILGNTLGVGLVIILMGTLVGRMLGWYLSTWGSNWNGKERLFLLPANSPKATVQAAVGAIPLGLGIDGGEEILAIAALSILITAPLGAWAIPTFAPRLLQKGEVDPTKVMMDNKIVLLTAISDSVEGKGVLTKTAEMARRSDSKVIVLHVIQSDISSNIDTLKSVLGQILADIDYQFLVREGSIPETILRVADDFRVSEIVMGKRNIHRDILMGSVSQNVLENSPIPVIIIDN; this comes from the coding sequence ATGCTTTTAGATTATGTCTTAATTTTAATCCTTGGTTTTTTTGCAGGAGAAATTGTTAATAAACTCAAAATTCCTAGTTTAGTGGGAATGATATTAATTGGAATTATTCTTGGCTCACAGGGTGTTAATATTTTAACTGAATCAGCCCTCGAATCGGCCAGTGCTTTTAGAACTCTTGCTGTGATGATTATCTTGATGAAAGCAGGATTGGGGTTGGATCGTCAAAAATTGCAAGAGCAAGGCAGTGTAGCCCTCAGACTAGGGTTTTTACCAGCTATTTGTGAGATGATTGCTATTACTTTTTTAGCCATGAATCTCTTAAATTTTGATTTGCCTACAGGATTACTTTTGGGTTGTATCTTGTCAGCGGAATCTCCTGCGGTAATTGTGCCAGGAATGTTACGGCTCAAGAGTTTAGGTTTGGGGGTAAAAAAAGGAATTCCTGATGCTATCTTGACGGGGAGTGCCTTATCTGATGTTTTATTGTTGTTAATTTTTAGTTTATTAATTGCTCTTTTTTCAACGGAAGTAGATTTTAATTTAAGTTCTTTACAACTATTGCCTTTTCAGTTAGTTTTGCAAATTGTTTTAGGAGTTCTTTTTGGTTGGTTATTGGCTAAATTTTTAGTATTTATTTTAGTAACTAAAAAGGTATCTTCTAGTGCTGTTTACGATACTCTTATTACGGCGAGTTTTGCTTTATTTTTAGTATTAATGGCTAGTGAATATCCATTCTTTTCGGGTTATTTAACCGTGATGAGTGGTGGATTTTTCTTGATTGAGTTTGCACTCCCTTTGGGTAGAAGATTAAGACAAGGATTTGATAGTCTTTGGAAAGTTGCTCAAATTTTTCTTTTTGTGTTATTGGGGGCAAATATTCAACTGGATATATTAGGCAATACTTTGGGAGTTGGTTTAGTAATAATTTTGATGGGTACTTTGGTGGGTAGGATGTTGGGGTGGTATTTATCCACATGGGGCAGTAATTGGAATGGTAAAGAAAGATTGTTTTTACTCCCCGCTAATTCACCCAAAGCTACCGTGCAGGCAGCGGTGGGTGCTATCCCGTTGGGTTTGGGCATCGATGGTGGTGAGGAAATATTGGCGATCGCAGCTTTATCGATTTTAATAACTGCACCCCTTGGGGCTTGGGCTATTCCAACTTTTGCTCCTCGTTTATTACAAAAAGGAGAGGTTGATCCTACTAAAGTGATGATGGATAATAAAATTGTGTTGTTGACTGCTATTAGTGATTCTGTGGAAGGTAAAGGGGTATTAACTAAAACAGCAGAAATGGCGAGAAGAAGTGATAGTAAGGTGATAGTTTTACACGTTATACAAAGTGATATATCTTCTAATATCGATACTTTAAAATCAGTTTTGGGTCAAATTTTAGCAGATATAGATTATCAATTTTTAGTGAGGGAAGGCTCAATTCCAGAAACAATTTTAAGGGTTGCTGATGATTTTCGGGTGTCTGAAATTGTTATGGGTAAACGGAATATTCATAGAGATATATTAATGGGTTCGGTATCTCAAAATGTGTTAGAAAATAGTCCTATTCCTGTAATTATTATTGACAATTAA
- the mnhB gene encoding multicomponent Na+:H+ antiporter subunit MnhB: protein MKILYLLAGFALFLKMLFTSTAVAEIGELSIMETIIQDSGVTNSVSGVIFRNRLYDTVFEVVVFTIAILGATFLLSNETPTQVVYQFTDQPSVVLARFGATIATLVSIELALRGHLSPGGGFAAGVAGGTAIALVAITSPWEMLEEIYQKWRVAIIEKVSVLIFIILAVITLMGGELPYGQMGSLSSGGIIPILNILVAVKVCLGSWAVILLFIRYRGLL from the coding sequence ATGAAAATACTGTATTTATTAGCAGGATTCGCTCTATTTTTAAAAATGCTATTTACCTCCACGGCCGTTGCCGAAATAGGAGAATTAAGCATTATGGAAACTATTATCCAAGACTCGGGAGTCACCAACTCCGTATCAGGGGTAATTTTTCGTAACCGATTGTATGACACAGTTTTTGAGGTGGTAGTATTCACCATCGCCATTTTGGGAGCTACTTTTTTGCTCTCCAATGAAACCCCTACCCAAGTAGTTTATCAATTTACCGATCAACCCTCTGTGGTATTAGCCCGTTTCGGGGCAACCATTGCCACTCTGGTGTCCATAGAACTAGCCTTGAGGGGACATCTTAGCCCCGGGGGTGGATTTGCTGCAGGGGTGGCAGGAGGAACGGCGATCGCCCTTGTAGCCATTACATCCCCATGGGAAATGTTAGAGGAAATTTATCAAAAATGGCGTGTTGCTATCATCGAAAAAGTTTCTGTACTAATTTTTATTATTCTTGCCGTCATAACCCTCATGGGGGGAGAATTACCCTATGGGCAAATGGGAAGCCTTTCTAGTGGCGGAATTATCCCTATTTTAAACATTTTAGTAGCCGTTAAAGTTTGTCTTGGCTCTTGGGCTGTAATTCTTCTATTTATTCGCTATCGGGGTTTATTGTAA
- the arsA-2 gene encoding arsenite-transporting ATPase, translated as MAFILTFLGKGGVGSTTMAIASAHSYAQQGKKVLLAVQDSSPCFSALLGKDVGKEVTEIVPNLNAIRLHSSKLLEDSWEKVEELEKKYLRSPILKNIYGSELSLLPGMDEALTLNYLREQDEQYDIIIFDSKNALSCLRMFGIPDTLSWYIRRMRDILANSDIVKGLSPFIQPVSSAVLNVSWNADNFASQPTNEANELLENGKKAVHNPSRVAAFLVTNDQTSAIASALYLWGGAQQIGLTVGGVLLNQSTNTPEITAQFHPLAINPIPQTTNQDWNSIMALLPDFQENARQAPKPLEIDTSKREVKIFLPGFAKKQVKLSQSGPEITIEAGDQRRNIFLPPPLKGQPVKGAKFQDKYLVISL; from the coding sequence CATTCATATGCACAACAGGGAAAAAAAGTATTATTAGCAGTGCAAGACTCTAGCCCTTGTTTTTCGGCTCTACTGGGGAAAGATGTAGGTAAAGAAGTAACGGAAATTGTCCCCAATTTAAACGCCATTCGCCTTCATAGTAGTAAATTATTAGAAGATAGTTGGGAAAAGGTTGAAGAATTAGAAAAGAAATATTTGCGATCGCCCATACTTAAAAATATTTATGGTTCAGAACTTAGTCTATTACCCGGCATGGATGAAGCCCTGACACTAAACTATCTTCGGGAACAAGATGAACAGTATGACATAATTATTTTTGATAGCAAAAACGCCCTTAGTTGTCTGAGAATGTTCGGTATTCCCGACACCCTTAGCTGGTACATTCGCCGTATGCGCGACATTTTGGCAAATTCTGATATTGTAAAAGGACTCTCTCCCTTCATTCAACCCGTTAGCAGTGCCGTATTAAATGTTTCTTGGAATGCTGATAACTTTGCTTCCCAACCCACTAACGAAGCCAATGAGTTGTTAGAAAATGGTAAAAAAGCTGTGCATAACCCGTCTAGGGTAGCCGCCTTTTTAGTTACCAATGATCAAACCAGTGCGATCGCCTCTGCCCTTTATTTATGGGGAGGAGCGCAACAAATCGGTTTAACCGTGGGGGGAGTATTACTCAATCAAAGCACCAACACCCCCGAAATTACCGCCCAATTTCATCCCCTCGCCATCAACCCCATTCCCCAAACCACGAACCAAGATTGGAATAGCATTATGGCGCTGCTGCCCGACTTTCAAGAAAATGCCCGTCAAGCCCCTAAACCCTTAGAAATCGATACCAGTAAAAGGGAAGTGAAAATATTTCTGCCAGGCTTCGCCAAAAAACAAGTAAAACTAAGCCAATCAGGCCCAGAAATTACCATCGAAGCAGGAGATCAACGCCGTAACATCTTTTTACCACCACCATTGAAGGGGCAACCCGTTAAGGGGGCTAAATTTCAAGATAAATATTTAGTTATCTCCTTATAA
- the ahpC gene encoding alkyl hydroperoxide redutase subunit AhpC, with amino-acid sequence MTIQVGKKAPDFMATAVVDQEFKMLKLSDYLDQYVILFFYPLDFTFVCPTEIIAFSDHHEEFASFNTEILGVSVDSEFAHLAWIQTERKQGGIGDINYPLVSDLKKEISTAYNVLEPEAGIALRGLFIIDPEGIIQYMTINNFSFGRSVDETLRVLKAIQYVQSHQDEVCPIDWQEGDKTMVNDPVKSKSYFASMADK; translated from the coding sequence ATGACAATTCAAGTGGGAAAAAAAGCACCAGATTTTATGGCTACGGCGGTGGTTGACCAAGAATTTAAAATGCTAAAACTGTCTGACTATCTCGATCAATATGTTATTTTGTTTTTTTATCCCCTCGATTTTACCTTCGTTTGTCCAACTGAAATTATAGCTTTTAGCGATCACCACGAAGAATTTGCCAGTTTCAATACAGAAATATTAGGAGTGTCTGTTGATAGTGAATTTGCCCATCTTGCATGGATTCAAACTGAGAGGAAACAAGGAGGTATAGGGGATATAAATTATCCTTTAGTCTCTGACCTCAAAAAAGAAATTAGCACCGCCTATAATGTACTAGAACCCGAAGCAGGAATCGCTCTGAGAGGCTTGTTCATTATTGATCCTGAAGGTATTATTCAATACATGACTATCAATAACTTTTCCTTCGGGCGCAGTGTGGATGAAACCCTAAGAGTATTAAAAGCAATTCAGTATGTGCAATCTCACCAAGACGAAGTATGTCCTATTGACTGGCAAGAAGGAGATAAAACTATGGTAAATGATCCTGTTAAATCTAAATCTTACTTTGCTTCTATGGCGGATAAATAG
- the pheS gene encoding phenylalanyl-tRNA synthetase alpha subunit PheS, translated as MATEIEIQLQTLEKEAQSAIAHSDNLKKLEELRVAYLGKKGELSLILKGMGKLSPEMRPVVGAVANQIKDKIQNSLTQQQEKLQQQQIQAQIASETIDVTMPGVSKPLGKSHPLQSTIDRVIDIFVGLGYTVAQGPQIESDYYNFEALNTPPEHPARDMQDTFYFGDGSLLRTHTSSVQIRYMENHEPPINIIAPGRVYRRDTVDATHSAVFHQIEVLAIGKNLTFTDLKGTIKEFLRQMFGDDLPTVFRASYFPFTEPSAEVDVQWQGKWLEVMGCGMVDPNVLKAVGYDPEEYSGFAAGLGVERFAMILHKIDDIRRLYNSDLRFLNQF; from the coding sequence ATGGCAACAGAAATTGAAATTCAATTACAAACCCTTGAGAAAGAAGCCCAAAGTGCGATCGCCCATAGCGATAATTTAAAAAAATTAGAAGAATTAAGAGTAGCTTACTTAGGAAAAAAAGGCGAACTATCATTAATATTAAAGGGTATGGGCAAACTTTCCCCGGAAATGCGCCCGGTTGTCGGTGCCGTTGCCAACCAAATTAAAGACAAAATTCAAAATAGCCTTACCCAACAACAAGAAAAATTACAACAACAACAAATTCAAGCCCAAATCGCCTCAGAAACCATCGATGTCACCATGCCGGGGGTAAGTAAACCTCTAGGAAAATCCCATCCCCTCCAAAGCACCATTGACAGGGTAATTGATATATTTGTGGGCTTAGGTTACACTGTTGCCCAAGGGCCTCAAATCGAAAGTGATTATTACAACTTTGAAGCTCTAAACACTCCTCCCGAGCATCCTGCACGGGATATGCAAGACACCTTCTACTTTGGAGATGGTAGCCTTTTACGTACCCATACTTCCTCGGTGCAAATTAGATACATGGAAAATCACGAGCCTCCCATCAATATTATTGCTCCCGGGAGAGTGTATCGCCGTGACACCGTAGATGCCACCCATTCAGCGGTATTCCATCAAATAGAAGTCCTTGCCATTGGTAAAAACCTTACTTTTACCGATTTAAAAGGCACTATCAAAGAATTTTTGAGACAGATGTTTGGGGATGATTTACCCACAGTTTTTCGTGCTAGTTACTTTCCCTTTACCGAACCTTCCGCAGAAGTTGATGTACAATGGCAAGGTAAATGGTTAGAAGTAATGGGTTGTGGTATGGTTGATCCCAATGTACTTAAAGCCGTTGGTTATGATCCAGAAGAATACAGCGGTTTTGCAGCTGGTTTGGGGGTAGAAAGATTTGCCATGATTCTTCACAAAATTGACGATATTCGCCGTTTGTATAATAGCGATTTACGTTTTCTTAATCAGTTCTAA
- the pdxA gene encoding 4-hydroxythreonine-4-phosphate dehydrogenase PdxA yields MGDAAGIGPEVILKALADSSITEDANITIIGDRPWLEHTYHSFSHVTNLAHPDNFDIIDVSYPLQSSWGEGNAQTGEASFLYLEKAIQLTLEGKFEGIVTAPIAKYLWQKAGYDYPGQTEVLALKSRTDKFGMMFVGQSPRTGWILKTLLATTHIPLNQVSSTLNAELMTLKLELLLDTLKKDFNLDAPIIAIAGLNPHSGEDGKLGTEEKEWLQDWFNDAQKKYAPAKLMGLLPPDTMWVKPSQAWYDDPNINVADAFLALYHDQGLIPVKAMAFDQAINTTIGLPFIRTSPDHGTAFDIAGKGIANPESMKSAIKLAITLCKNRRR; encoded by the coding sequence ATGGGAGATGCTGCGGGAATTGGCCCAGAAGTTATTCTCAAAGCCTTAGCTGATTCTTCTATTACTGAAGATGCTAATATCACGATTATAGGCGATCGCCCTTGGCTAGAACATACCTACCATAGTTTTTCCCATGTCACTAACTTAGCACATCCTGATAATTTTGATATTATTGATGTATCGTACCCCCTCCAAAGCTCTTGGGGAGAAGGAAATGCACAAACGGGAGAAGCTAGTTTTTTATACCTTGAAAAAGCAATTCAACTCACCCTAGAGGGTAAATTTGAAGGCATAGTCACCGCCCCCATTGCCAAATATTTATGGCAAAAAGCAGGTTATGATTATCCCGGGCAAACAGAGGTTTTGGCACTAAAATCCCGTACCGATAAATTTGGCATGATGTTTGTGGGGCAGTCTCCCCGCACGGGTTGGATTTTGAAAACCCTTCTAGCCACTACCCATATTCCCCTAAATCAGGTTTCTAGCACCCTTAATGCTGAGTTAATGACCCTTAAGTTAGAGTTATTGTTAGATACCCTCAAAAAAGATTTTAACTTAGATGCACCCATAATTGCGATCGCCGGGCTAAATCCCCATAGTGGCGAAGACGGTAAACTAGGCACAGAGGAAAAAGAATGGTTACAGGATTGGTTTAATGATGCTCAAAAAAAATATGCCCCCGCCAAACTTATGGGCTTATTGCCCCCCGATACCATGTGGGTCAAACCATCTCAAGCATGGTACGATGATCCTAATATTAATGTCGCTGATGCTTTTTTAGCCCTTTATCATGATCAGGGATTAATTCCCGTTAAAGCCATGGCATTTGATCAAGCTATTAATACTACCATCGGTTTACCCTTTATCCGTACATCTCCTGACCATGGTACCGCTTTTGACATCGCAGGAAAAGGTATTGCTAACCCCGAAAGTATGAAATCTGCGATTAAATTAGCTATTACCCTTTGTAAAAATCGCCGTAGATAA
- the topA gene encoding DNA topoisomerase I TopA gives MSTLVIVESPTKAKTIRNYLPKDFIVEASMGHIRDLPSSAEEIPADYKQYDWARLGVNVENDFEPIYVIPKGKNKKVQELKKLLKGADELILATDEDREGESISWHLLQLLKPKVPIKRMVFHEITKEAIQKALSNCRDIDENLVHAQETRRILDRLVGYTLSPLLWKKIARGLSAGRVQSVAVRLLVQRERLRRAFNSASYWDLKALLNHEKSDFEAKLSTLGGQKLATGSDFDPDTGKLIKGKKVTVLDEQGAIALKERLDGKPWTVTDTEEKPTTRKPYAPFTTSTLQQEANRKLGLGARDTMRIAQSLYENGYITYMRTDSVHLSDQAIAAARACVEQMYGKEYLSSKPRQYKTKAKGAQEAHEAIRPAGNTFRIPKETGLRDRELALYDLIWKRTVASQMAEARLTQIAVNIQVEDAVFRSSGKRIDFPGFFRAYVEGSDDPEAALENQEVILPNLKQGDRPQCKELDVVNHQTQPPARYTEASLVKTLETEGVGRPSTYASIISTIIDRGYAQLRAKALIPTFTAFAVVSLLEQNFEELVDTKFTSKMEQSLDEIATGQTPWLPYLKQFYLGDLGLQNQVKTRETEIDPSQAKAIALKNLDVQVKIGRFGAYIEAQRGDDLVKSSIPEELTPSDLNPEQVEMLLKQKIEGPKVLGHHPESEKPIYLLIGTYGPYVQLGDTPEGRAKKPKTASFPKGTNLEDIDLDMALSYLSLPRTLGEHPDTGKPVKVSLGRFGPYVVHDQGKDGKDYRSLKKEDDLLTISFERALELLAQPKRGRGRGAGSTKKPLRELGNHPDDEQPINIYDGPYGVYFKHGKTNVKLPEGETTESMSLDKALLLLKDKAPAKKKTTTRKKATTKKTTTKKTTTRKKKTEDS, from the coding sequence ATGTCAACCCTTGTTATCGTCGAGTCACCCACCAAAGCAAAAACAATCCGTAATTATCTACCCAAGGACTTCATTGTAGAAGCATCCATGGGGCATATTCGAGATTTACCTTCCTCGGCGGAGGAAATTCCTGCTGATTATAAACAGTATGATTGGGCTAGGTTAGGGGTAAATGTGGAAAATGATTTTGAGCCAATTTATGTAATTCCCAAGGGAAAAAATAAGAAAGTACAGGAATTAAAAAAACTTTTGAAGGGTGCTGATGAGTTAATTTTGGCGACGGATGAAGATAGGGAAGGGGAGAGCATTAGTTGGCATTTGTTACAGTTGCTTAAGCCTAAAGTGCCTATTAAGCGTATGGTTTTCCATGAAATTACTAAGGAAGCTATCCAAAAGGCTTTGTCTAACTGTCGAGATATTGATGAAAATTTGGTTCATGCCCAAGAAACCCGTCGTATCCTAGATCGTTTAGTGGGTTATACCCTCTCCCCTTTACTATGGAAAAAAATTGCCCGTGGTTTATCCGCAGGTAGGGTGCAGTCGGTGGCGGTGCGTCTTTTGGTACAGAGGGAAAGGTTGAGAAGGGCTTTTAATAGTGCTTCTTATTGGGATCTTAAGGCATTGTTGAATCATGAAAAAAGTGACTTTGAGGCAAAATTAAGCACCTTAGGGGGGCAAAAACTAGCCACAGGAAGCGATTTTGATCCCGATACGGGTAAGTTGATTAAGGGGAAAAAAGTAACGGTTTTAGATGAGCAAGGGGCGATCGCCCTTAAGGAAAGATTGGACGGTAAACCGTGGACTGTCACCGATACGGAAGAAAAACCCACCACCAGAAAACCCTACGCCCCCTTTACCACTTCTACCCTCCAACAAGAAGCTAACCGTAAACTAGGACTCGGGGCAAGGGATACCATGCGTATAGCCCAAAGCCTCTATGAAAATGGCTACATCACGTATATGCGTACGGATTCGGTACATCTATCGGATCAGGCGATCGCCGCTGCCCGTGCCTGTGTAGAACAAATGTACGGTAAAGAATATTTAAGCTCCAAACCAAGACAATATAAAACCAAAGCCAAGGGCGCCCAAGAAGCCCATGAAGCCATCCGCCCTGCAGGTAATACCTTCCGCATCCCCAAGGAAACAGGGTTAAGGGATCGAGAATTAGCTCTCTACGATTTGATCTGGAAACGTACCGTTGCTTCCCAAATGGCAGAAGCTAGATTAACCCAAATCGCCGTTAATATTCAGGTAGAAGATGCGGTTTTTCGTTCCTCTGGTAAACGAATTGATTTCCCCGGCTTTTTCCGTGCCTATGTGGAAGGTTCAGACGACCCCGAAGCGGCCCTGGAAAACCAAGAAGTAATTTTGCCTAATCTAAAACAGGGCGATCGCCCCCAATGTAAAGAATTAGACGTAGTCAACCACCAAACGCAACCCCCCGCCCGTTACACCGAAGCATCCCTCGTCAAAACCCTCGAAACCGAAGGGGTAGGGCGCCCTAGTACCTATGCTAGTATTATCAGCACCATCATTGACCGAGGTTATGCCCAACTCCGTGCCAAAGCCCTTATTCCTACCTTTACCGCCTTTGCGGTGGTCAGTTTACTAGAACAAAACTTCGAGGAATTAGTAGATACCAAATTCACCTCCAAAATGGAGCAAAGCCTTGATGAAATTGCCACAGGGCAAACTCCATGGCTTCCCTATCTTAAGCAATTTTATTTAGGCGATCTAGGATTACAAAATCAGGTAAAAACAAGGGAAACAGAGATCGACCCTAGTCAAGCAAAGGCGATCGCCCTCAAAAACCTTGATGTACAGGTCAAGATAGGGCGTTTTGGGGCCTATATCGAAGCCCAAAGGGGAGACGACCTAGTAAAGTCCTCCATTCCCGAAGAATTAACCCCCTCCGACCTTAATCCCGAACAGGTGGAGATGCTCTTAAAACAAAAAATTGAAGGGCCCAAAGTATTAGGACATCACCCCGAGTCTGAAAAACCCATCTATCTTCTAATCGGCACCTATGGTCCTTACGTTCAACTAGGAGACACCCCCGAAGGCAGAGCCAAAAAGCCTAAAACCGCCTCCTTTCCCAAAGGTACGAACCTAGAAGACATTGATTTGGATATGGCCTTATCTTATCTTTCCTTACCCCGTACCCTCGGCGAACATCCCGACACAGGAAAACCCGTTAAAGTTAGTTTAGGTCGTTTTGGTCCCTATGTAGTCCACGATCAAGGGAAAGACGGTAAAGATTATCGCTCCCTCAAAAAAGAAGATGACCTCTTAACTATTTCTTTTGAAAGGGCTTTAGAACTTTTGGCTCAACCAAAAAGAGGTAGGGGGCGTGGTGCAGGAAGTACAAAAAAACCATTAAGAGAATTGGGCAACCATCCCGATGATGAGCAACCGATTAACATTTATGATGGACCCTATGGGGTGTATTTCAAACACGGCAAAACCAACGTCAAGTTACCCGAAGGGGAAACCACTGAAAGTATGAGTTTAGATAAGGCTTTGTTATTACTCAAGGATAAAGCCCCCGCCAAAAAGAAAACTACCACGAGGAAAAAGGCTACTACCAAAAAAACTACCACGAAAAAAACCACTACTCGTAAGAAAAAAACAGAAGACAGTTAA
- the sdhA gene encoding succinate dehydrogenase flavoprotein subunit SdhA, whose protein sequence is MLQHDVIIIGGGLAGCRAALEMKKQNQDIDVALVAKTHPIRSHSVAAQGGIAASLQNVDPNDDWKAHAFDTVKGSDYLADQDAVEYLTKEAPEVIIELEHLGVLFSRLEDGKIAQRAFGGHSHKRTCYAADKTGHAILHELVNNLRRFGVQIYDEWYVMDLILEEKASGQREAKGVVMFNIDDGNVQVVGAKAVMFATGGYGRVFNTTSNDYASTGDGLGMCAIAQLPLEDMEFVQFHPTGLYPVGVLISEAVRGEGAYLRNSEGERFMANYAPNQMELAPRDITSRAIVKEIRAGRGIHSDGSAGGPYIHLDLTHMGKEKIMSRVPFCWEEAHRLVGIDAVNEPMPVRPTAHYCMGGIPVNTDGRVRQDGNTLVEGFFAAGECACVSVHGANRLGSNSLLECVVYGRKTGRAIALYVQNREFPTINEIPYLETAQARIHCLLNQWGDIRINDLRQQFQDTMTEHCGVFRSQDTMQQGLDKIQELKSLYSKIFLDDKSNCWNTELIEALELKNIMVVGEMILTSAIQRQESRGAHSREDFPQRNDQQFLQHTLAYHHPEGVKIDYMPVVINMFEPKERKY, encoded by the coding sequence ATGTTACAGCATGATGTCATTATTATCGGTGGTGGTTTGGCAGGTTGTCGGGCGGCGTTGGAAATGAAAAAGCAAAATCAAGATATAGATGTGGCTTTGGTGGCAAAAACTCACCCCATTCGCTCCCATTCTGTGGCGGCACAGGGAGGCATTGCGGCAAGTTTGCAAAATGTGGATCCTAATGATGATTGGAAAGCTCACGCTTTTGATACTGTAAAGGGTTCAGACTATTTAGCGGATCAAGATGCGGTGGAATATTTAACCAAGGAAGCCCCCGAAGTAATTATTGAGTTGGAACATTTGGGGGTGTTATTTTCCCGTTTAGAAGATGGAAAAATTGCCCAACGGGCTTTCGGAGGGCATTCTCACAAGCGCACCTGTTATGCAGCTGATAAAACTGGTCATGCCATTTTACATGAGTTGGTAAATAATTTACGGCGTTTTGGGGTTCAGATATACGATGAATGGTATGTGATGGATTTGATTTTGGAAGAAAAGGCTTCAGGGCAACGGGAAGCCAAAGGAGTAGTAATGTTTAACATTGATGATGGTAATGTGCAGGTAGTTGGGGCTAAGGCGGTGATGTTTGCCACGGGGGGTTATGGACGGGTTTTTAATACTACTTCTAATGATTATGCTTCTACGGGGGATGGTTTGGGGATGTGTGCGATCGCCCAGTTGCCCTTAGAAGATATGGAATTTGTCCAATTTCATCCTACGGGGTTATATCCTGTAGGGGTTTTAATCTCCGAAGCGGTGAGGGGAGAAGGGGCTTATTTGCGCAACAGCGAGGGGGAAAGATTTATGGCAAACTATGCGCCCAATCAAATGGAACTCGCCCCCCGTGACATCACCTCTAGGGCAATTGTGAAAGAGATTCGGGCGGGGAGGGGTATCCACAGCGATGGCAGTGCAGGAGGGCCTTATATACATCTGGATTTGACTCATATGGGTAAGGAAAAAATTATGAGTCGTGTGCCTTTTTGTTGGGAAGAAGCCCATCGGTTGGTGGGCATTGATGCAGTAAACGAACCCATGCCCGTGCGCCCCACTGCCCATTATTGTATGGGGGGAATCCCCGTGAATACCGATGGGCGAGTGCGTCAGGATGGAAATACCCTCGTAGAGGGCTTTTTTGCTGCGGGGGAGTGTGCCTGTGTATCGGTGCATGGTGCCAACCGTTTGGGTAGTAATTCCCTATTGGAATGCGTGGTATATGGCAGAAAAACGGGAAGGGCGATCGCACTTTATGTTCAAAATAGAGAGTTTCCCACCATCAACGAAATACCCTATTTAGAAACAGCCCAAGCCAGAATCCATTGTTTACTTAATCAATGGGGAGATATAAGGATAAATGACTTAAGGCAACAGTTTCAAGATACTATGACGGAACATTGTGGCGTGTTTCGCTCTCAAGATACAATGCAGCAAGGATTAGATAAAATTCAAGAACTCAAGTCTTTGTATAGTAAAATTTTCCTTGATGATAAATCCAACTGTTGGAATACAGAGTTAATCGAAGCCCTCGAATTAAAAAATATCATGGTAGTGGGGGAAATGATTCTTACCTCCGCCATCCAAAGACAAGAAAGCCGAGGCGCCCATTCACGGGAAGACTTTCCCCAACGCAATGACCAACAATTTTTACAACATACCCTTGCCTACCATCACCCTGAAGGGGTAAAAATTGACTATATGCCCGTAGTTATTAATATGTTTGAACCCAAGGAAAGAAAATATTAG
- the tsaE gene encoding tRNA threonylcarbamoyladenosine biosynthesis protein TsaE — MGEKNILLANEWETRKLGEKVAQDLSPNSVILLRGNLGAGKTTFIQGLGAGLGIESAIASPTFTLINEYLEGRLPLYHIDLYRLAPPEIKQLHLQTYWEGIEVEAGITAIEWSELLPHLPPHYLQVDLIINDDDTRQAILKDKVK, encoded by the coding sequence ATGGGTGAAAAAAATATTTTATTGGCGAATGAGTGGGAAACAAGAAAGTTGGGGGAAAAAGTGGCTCAAGATTTAAGCCCCAATAGTGTCATTTTATTACGGGGAAATTTGGGCGCTGGTAAAACTACTTTTATTCAAGGGTTAGGGGCCGGTTTGGGTATCGAAAGTGCGATCGCATCTCCCACTTTTACCTTAATCAATGAATATTTAGAAGGGCGTTTACCTCTGTATCACATCGATTTATATCGCCTTGCCCCTCCAGAGATTAAGCAACTCCACCTACAAACCTACTGGGAAGGCATAGAAGTTGAAGCAGGTATAACCGCCATAGAATGGTCAGAGTTATTACCTCATTTACCTCCCCATTATCTACAAGTGGATTTAATTATCAATGATGATGACACTAGACAAGCTATATTAAAGGATAAAGTAAAATAA